The nucleotide window GAAAAAGAACAGAAACAGCAGGTTCACGATCCAGCGACGCATCGCATCGATCACCGCCAACATGCGGGAAAAGAAACCGCGGTTTTTCTGACTCATACCTACTCCTGTTTACGCGGCATCCTGGCCGTGACTGCGTTGCGCTTGAGCGTGCCAGCGAATAAACGCCATAGTGCTGCAAAACAGCAGTACCACCAGCGCCAGCTCAATGTAGTTAAACCATATGGCAAAGGGCGACATGGCTTCTGTTACCGCCATTGCAAAATACAACAGGCTGAGAAAACACAGCCAGGCCAGGCCCTTCAATTGCTCGCGGAATACCGCGCTGATGAACAGCAGCATGGGCAGTTCACGTACCACCCAGATGGTAATACTGGGCTGACGCCCTTCCTGCACCCAAACCCAGGTGCTGAGGGTAAGGGAAATCAACAACCCCACATACACTACTTTCATCACAGCGCCACTGATTGCGGCGCGCTGTTGAACAGACATATCGACTTCCTTAACGGGCCCTTGAGCCCAGTTGTTGCGCCAGCGTCGCCAGGCGTTTGCCCTGCGCCCGCGCCAGGGCTAATTCAGTTTCATCTACATCGCGACCACTGGCGCCGGCAACATGGCTGGCACCGTAGGGTGTGCCGCCTGTTTCCGTACTGTTCAGCGCAGACTCGCTATAGGGCAAGCCGGCGATCACCATGCCGTGATGCAGCAACGGAATCATCATGGTTAACAGCGTACTTTCCTGCCCACCGTGCAAACTCGCAGACGAGGTAAATACCGCCGCCGGCTTATTGATCAAGGCACCGCTCATCCACAGCGATGAAGTGCCATCGAGGAAATATTTCATCGCGGCGGCCATGTTGCCGAAACGGGTCGGGCTGCCCAGCGCCAGCCCGGCGCAATCGCGCAGATCCTCTTCCGTGGCATAGAGGTGGCCACTGTCGGGAATATCCGGCGCTACCGCCTCGCAGTCCGTCGACACCGACGGCACGGTGCGCAGCCGCGCCTCCATCCCCGCCTGCTCCACCCCGCGGGCAATGTGCTCGGCAAGACATCGCGTCGCGCCGTGGCGACTGTAGTACAACACCAGAATATACGGCTGCTCTGCCATATCGGCTCTCCGTCAATCGATCAGTTCAAGAGCATTTTCCGGCGGGCGGCCCAGTACAGCTCGATCGCCGCGAACCACGATCGGGCGCTCAATCAACTTCGGCGCGTCGACCATTGCCTGAATCAACGCCGCCTCACTCAGCGACTCATCTGCCAGCCCCCGCTCCTTGTATTCTGCCTCGCCCTTGCGCAACAATTGCCGCGCTGAGATGCCGAGCTTGCTCAACAGGCCGCGCAGAGTCTCGGCGTCGGGGCTGTTTTCAAGATACAGCACAATCTCCGGCGCAATGCCGCGCTCTTCCAACAACTGCAGCGTTTGACGCGACTTGGAACAGCGGGGATTGTGGTAGAGGGTGTAAACAGACATGGCTCATCCTGCGTAATAAAAGATGAGCGACATTATACACAGCGCACTGCTGGCAACCATTTGGAATCGGAAATGATAAAACTGCGTTCACTTGTGCTCATTCTCAGCTGCGCCGTTCTGCTGGCCTGTGGTCGCAGCGAGACCGCACCGGAGGGTTTGCCGAACACCGGGAACTGGGTGCTGATCAATTACTGGGCGACCTGGTGCGGCCCCTGCCGCGATGAAATCCCGGAGCTCAACACACTCAATGCAGAACATGCAGACATCGATGTTTTCGGGGCCAATTACGACCGTCTGCAAGGTCAGGAACTGCAGGACGCCATCGCCGAGCTGGATATTCAGTTCGCCAGCATGATGGCTGATCCTGCAGAACTGTTGGCACAGGAACGCCCCCGTGTATTGCCAACTACGTATGTGCTCTCCCCCAACGGCGAGTTGCACGCGGTGCTGACCGGCCCACAAACCGAAGAGAGTTTGCTGAAAGCCATGGGACGCGACTAACAGCTAACCGCACGCCAGTGCCTGCTGCCACTGCGACAGCATCTCGGCACTGAAAGCAACGAGGTATATCTCTCTAAGACTGCCCGGCTCACCCAGCGCATTGCGCAGGGCCGACACCGCAATTCGGCAGGCCTGATCGTGCGGGTAAGCGTAAACGCCACAACTAATGGCGGGAAACGCCAGCGTGGCAAGGTCCAGCGCCTTGGCTTCGTCAACACAGCGCCGGTAGCAACTCGCCAGCAGCGCTGCCTCACCCTGATCACCGCCGTGCCACACCGGCCCCACCGTGTGAATGATATATCTGGCGGCTAATGCAAAACCCGGACTGACCTTGGCATCGCCGGTCGCGCAGCCCTGCAAGCCGCGACAAAAGTTCAACAGTTCTGGGCCCGCCGCCCGGTGAATCGCCCCGTCGACACCGCCTCCGCCCAGCAGGCTGTTATTGGCGGCATTAACAATGGCATCGACCTCAAGCTGGCAGATATCGGCCTGTATGGCGTGCAGTTCAGCCGGCATGTTTACACCTCATCTTCGCGCTGGAGCTGAACCTGCAAACCGGATTCGGACGCTGACGCGGGCAGCTCGTCTATCGCCTGTGCCCAGCTATCGGCAGTATCGCCATCGCTCACGCTGACGCGTATGGGACGGCAACATACCTCGCAGTCTTCAACGTACGGTTCCCCTGCCAGGCTCGGGTCGATCAGCAGCTCGATGCGCTCGCCACAGTAGGGGCAGTAATCTTTCCAGCTTTCCAACATGGTTCAGCCATGATGACAAAAACGCCATGCTGCCACGTTACAGGCTACGGAGGTAGGCCCGCCAGCCGCCAAAATGGCTGATGTCCGTCGCGCCGTGAATCCCCGACTGCTCGCAGATAAAGCCGGGACAGAGCCGTCCGTCGGCCAGCCGTACTTTGCCGATGCCCAGCGGCGAAGGAATACCCGCTACAAAGCTGCCAAACTCAGCCATCGGCATGGACCACACCTCCACCTCAATGGCCTGTCCCTTTCCGGGCTCGGCCAACACCATAGCCGGGCGCAACGGCGGCCCACCGGGCAAGGCATAGAGTTGGTAATCAGGGGCTGACTGCGTGCAAAGCTGTAAGGTGGCACCACGCTCACGAAGCTGCCAGTTCAGGGGCTGGCCGTCCAGATGGGCGCCGCAAACCACCACGTCCACCCGCTCGGCCGCTGTCGAAGCATTCTCGGAAAGCGGTTCAAACGCGCGCTTTTCCGCGCCCAGCGGCAGGGCAAAGCGCTGCTGCAGACGGTTACCAATCGACAGCAGCTTGCGGTCACCAAAGGCCTCGGCCACCAGCGTCAGGCCAAAGGGGAAACCCTCGTCGGTAAACGCCGTAGGCAGTGCCAAACCGCAGAGGTTAAACAGGTTCATATAGTTGGTGTAGTAGCCGGTATTGCTGTTCAGGGCGATGGGATCAGCGTCCAGCTCGGCAATCGTATAGGGCCGCGGCGCGGTGGGTGTGAGCAGTGCATCCACCGAATCCAGCGCGGCCTGCGCCAGTTTGCGCAAGGCTTTTAAACGATACTGAAAAGAGAAGGCATCCCGCGCTGACGGCATTGCACCACCGCTGATAATCGTTCGGGTGACCGGCAGCAGTGCGTCGGGCTGCTCCTCAATCAGCGGTGAGCAGGCCAGATAACGCTCCGCCACCCAGGGGCCTTCATAGAGGAGTTTGGCTGCATCGAGAAAGGCCGACATATCCACCTCGATCAGCTCAACCTCGTCATCCTCGGCAATCGCCGCAAGGCTCTGCTGATAGGCCTGCTCGTAGCCCGCGTGACCGAAAAAGGCAAGTTGTTCCGCTGGCATCACGCCCAGGCGCAATTTGCCGGCGTGTCGTCCGTAATGGCGGGAACGGTTGGCGAAGGGGTTGGTGCGGCTGTAGGCATCACTGGCGTCCTCGCCCTCAGCCACCGACAGCACCGCGTGGGCATCGTCGACGTTCAACGCAAACACCGTCATGCAGTCCAGCGAGCGGCAGGCGGGCACCATCCCCGTGGCCGACAACAGGCCGATACTGGGCTTGAGGCCCACCAGATTATTAAAGCAGGCGGGCACACGACCCGACCCCGCCGTGTCGGTGCCCAGGCTGAAACAGGCCAGCCCCTTGGCCACGGCCACCGCCGAGCCAGAGCTGGAACCGCCACTGATCATGTCGGGGTCGACACTGTTTTTACAGGCACCCCAGGGCGAGCGGGTACCCACCAGACCGGTGGCAAACTGGTCGAGGTTACTCTTGCCCACCGGAATCGCCCCGGCGGCAATCAGTGCTTGCACCACCGTCGCCGATTGCGAGGGGGTATAGCTGAAGGCGTCGCAGGCCGCCGTGGTCGGCACCCCCGCCAGATCGATATTGTCTTTAATGGCAAAGGGCAGGCCGAACAGCGGCAGGCTGTCGGGGCTATGCCCATCCAGCGCTTGTAAATACGGCTCCTGCTCCGCCGCGCTGAGGCGGTAAATCCAGATATTGTGGTCGTTGAGCGCGTCGCAGCGCGCGGCAATCTCGGCCATCAGCTTGCGCGGTGTCAGGCTGCCATCGCGGTAAGCCTGATGCAGGCTGCGGCGACTCAGTGTGGGCAATGTCATTGGGCCTCCTCCCCGTCCAGAATTAACAGTGGCTGACCGGCACTGACACGGCCACCCGCTTTCACCACCACCGTTTTCACTCGCCCTGGCTGGCTGGCCAGCACGGCCACTTCCATCTTCATCGACTCCAGCAGCATCACGCACTGCCCGGCTTCAACGGTATCGCCCTCGGCCACATTAAGCTGCCAAACGCTGCCCGCCACTGAGCTGTCCACCACAATATCGTCGTCGCCAATCACCAGCGTATCGTCGCTGACCTCGACCTCCGGTGTCTCGTAGTGGAACTGGCCCTCGGCATGCCAGCGCGCCAGCTCGTCGTCGAAGGCCTGCTCTCGGCGGCGAGTATGGGTGTCGATTTCCGCCGCGTGCTGGGTAGTAAACGCCTCGTACTCCGCCAGCGAAAATTCGCCCTCCTCGGTGCGCAGCGGATAGTCGCCCAGCGGGAAATCACGACGGATTTTCGCGAGTTCATCGTGGCTGACTTCGTAGAAGCGAATCTGATCAAAAAAGCGCAGCAGATAGGGCTCGGTAAACGCGGCCGTACGGCGGTAGCGATTCCACATTTGCAGGGTGCGACCGACAAACTGGTAACCGCCCGGCCCTTCCATGCCGTACACGCAAAGATAAGAGCCGCCGATACCCACCGAGTTTTCTGCGGTCCAGGTACGCGCCGGATTGTATTTGGTGGTCACCAAGCGGTGACGCGGATCGACCGGCGTCGCGACCGGCGCCCCCAGATACACATCGCCCAGGCCCATCACCAGATAGGCGGCGTCGAAGACGATATCCTTGACCTCGGCAATGCTGTCGAGACCGTTGATGCGGCGGATAAATTCCAGATTGCTCGGGCACCAGGGCGCATTGGCACGCACTGACTGGTGATATTTATCCACTGCCAACTGGCAGGCCTCGTCGTCCCAGCTCAGCGGTAGCCACACCGTGCGCGATGGCACGTGCAGGGAATCCAAGCGCTGCGATAAACGCCGTTCGCGGCGCGCCAGCTCGTCCAGTAGCTCACGCAGCGGTAATTGCTGCGCGTCATAATGCAGTTGCAGTGAGCGAATGCCCGGCGTGAGTTCACGCAGCCCCGGCAATGGTGTCTGCTGCAAATCCTGCATCAGCGCATGGGCGCGAAAGCGCAGGCGAATATCCAGCTCCAGCGGGCCGTATTCCACCAGCAGGAAGTGATCGCCCGCCAGGCGATAAACCACCTCATCGCCTACCTCGTCCGCACTGAGGCGTTGCACGATGGGCGACGGCAGGGCCTCGACAGAGACCGGCGCCGCGGATTCGGCAGCAGCGGTGTTATCGCCAAGCTCATCACCGGCTAAAAAGGCCTGCTGGTAACGCTCAGCCGCCACCGCCGCGTCAACGCTGACCGGCACAAAGCGCAGCGTATCCCCGGCGCGCAACTGGCCGAGTTTCCACAGGTCGGCGGTAATCACCGTAGCCGGACAGACAAAGCCGCCTAGTGAAGGGCCGTCCGGGCCGAGGATCACCGGCATATCGCCGGTAAAATCCACCGTGCCAAAGGCGTAGGCGTTGTCGTGAATATTGGACGGATGCATGCCCGCTTCGCCGCCACTCTGGCGTGCCCACTGCGGTTTGGGGCCGATCAGGCGCACGCCGGTGCGGCTGGAGTTGTAATGCACTTCCCAGTCGGTGCTGAAAAACTGCTGGATATCAGCGTCGGTAAAAAAGTCTGGCGCGCCGTGGGGGCCATAAATCACCCGTAGCGACCACTGCGAGCCGATGTCCGGCAGAGCGGCCTGATCCGGGCTCAGCGCCAGCCCAGCGGATGCGCTCTGCGCCAGCGCCAATACATCGCCGGTGCGCAGCGCGCGGCCGTTATGGCCGCCGAACTGGCCGAGGGTAAAGGTGGAGCGCGAGCCGAGGTACTCGGGGCAATCTAGGCCACCTGCAACGGCCAGATACGCCCGCGCGCCGCGCTCGATACGCCCCATGATCAGAGTCTGCCCAGCGGCCACCTCCACCGGCGTGTGCATCGCCACGGGCTCGCCATCCAGACTCAGTGGAATGGCCGCCCCCGCCACCACAATGCGGGTCGGCGCACTGAATTGCAGGGTCGGCCCCTGCAGGGTGACTTCCAGTGCCGCCGCATCAGGCGTGTTGCCCAGCATCGCATTGGCGAGGCGGAAGGAATAATTGTCGAAGGGCCCCGAGGGCGGCACGCCCACATCCCAGTAACCGCTGCGACCGGGGAAATCCTGGATGGTGGTCTGAGTACCGCCCTGCAGCACATCGATACGCGCAGGCTGCCAAGTTACCTGTGCAAGATAGCGGGTTGTGACGTCGCCCTTCGCCACCACGGCGTCATCCAGCAAGTAACGCAGATAGGCACAGTTGCTTTCAATGCCGTACAACTGCGTCTGATCCAGCGTCTCCCGTAAACCCTGGATCGCGGCGTCACGGTCCTCGCCCCGATAAAGAATTTTCGCCAGCATCGGATCGAAGTACGGTGACACCTCAATACCGCTTTCCAGCCAGTGTTCAATACGCAGGCCCGGCAGCGCTTCATCAGGCTGGGGAAATGCCACATGACTGAGCAGCCCCGCGCAGGGCTGAAAATCCCGGTAGGGATCTTCGGCATACACTCGCAACTGAATCGCGTGCCCGCTGGCAGACAGCCCCTGACGCAGCGCATCCAGTGACGGCAGTTCCCCCGCCGCCTGTTGCAACATCCACTGCACCAGGTCCACCGACCAGACCATCTCTGTGACGCCGTGCTCCACCTGTAAGCGGGTATTCACTTCGAGGAAATAGCACTCCTCGGTATCGGCATCAAAAATGTACTCCACCGTCGCGGCATTGCGGTAGTTCACACTGGACAGCAGCGCCTCGGCCAGCGTGTAAAGCCGCTGACGCACTGGCTCGGGCAAATTCGGCGCCGGGCACTCTTCAATGACTTTCTGGTTGCGGCGCTGGGCGCTGCAGTCGCGCTCGCCGATGGCCAGCACACCGCCCTTGCCGTCGCCAAAGGCTTGCACTTCAATATGCCGGGCGCGGGCAATGTACTTCTCCAGAAACACGCCGTCGTCGGCAAAGTTGTTCTTACCCAGTTGCTTGACCTTGTTAAAGGCCTCGCGCAGCACCGCTTCAGAGTCGCAAACCTGCATGCCGATACCGCCGCCCCCGGCGGTACTTTTGAGCATCACCGGGTAGCCAATATCGGCCGCTTCCGCGCAGGCGGCGTCCACATCCGCCAGCAGACCCGAACCCGGCGGCAAGGGCACACCCGCGGCGGCGGCAATCTCCCGCGCGCGGTGTTTCAAACCAAAGCTTTGCATCTGCTCCGGGGTGGGGCCGATAAAGACGATTCCTGCCGCCTCACAGGCAGTGACGAAAGCCGCATTTTCACTGAGAAAACCGTAGCCGGGGTGGATCGCCTCGGCGCCACAGGCGCGGGCAATTTCCAAGACTTTGTCGCTGTTGAGATAGGTGTCGGCTGCACCGCCCTCGCCGAGGCTGTAGGCTTCATCGGCCTGACGCACATGCAGACTACGGGCGTCGACGTCGGCGTAGACCACCACGGAAGTGATGCCCATTTCGCGCAAGGTACGAATAATTCGGGTCGCGATGGCACCGCGGTTGGCAATCAATACTTTCTTGAACATGCTGGTCCGTTGCGGGCCGTCCCGCTTGTGTCTACGACAGTGGCCGTCCACTGAAGTCGTTGGATCGCTTGTTAATCAGGCCGCCCAGATCAGGCACTCGACCGGGGTCGGGTTGTAGGCATTGCAGGGGTTGTTGAGCTGCGGGCAATTGGAAATGAGCACAATGGTGTCGACCAGCGCTTTCAGTTCTACATATTTCCCTGCGCCGGAAATACCATCGGCAAAGCTCAGCTCACCGTCTGCCGTGACCGGTACATTCATAAAAAAGTTGATGTTATGACCGATATCCCGCTTGCTCAGCCCGTACTCGGGGTGCTCGGCAATAGCGAGCATCCAACTGTCGCGACAGGCGTGCATGCAGCGTTTTTCCAGGTCGTAACGCACGGTATTGCTTTCGGTGGCGCAGGCACCACCCAGGGTGTCGTGACGACCGCAGGTGTCGGCCACAATTTCCAGCATCGGGCGATTCAGGGTACTGCGCAGCACAGAGCCAGCGGTCAGGTAGACATTGCCCTGTTCGCGGATGGTGTCGGTGGCGCTGTAGCGCTCAGCGGGATCGTCGGCGCAGAAGAACAGCGTATCCGCCGCCTGATTCCCCTCTAAATCGAGGATGCGCAGCACTTCTCCGGCGCCCAGTTTCGCAATGTAGTAATCCCCGGCGTCGATCTGCTCGCGGCGCAGCGCGGTATCGGCGAGGCGTTCACTGTGTTTAATCATGTTTCTCTCCTCAGGCGCCCAGGTAATACAGTGCGTTGTTGGCAAAGCCACGACGGTTTTCGTCGCAGTGATTGAGGCAGATATCGTCCTCGGTCATCGGCTCGGCCACGCTCACCTCCACGCCAATGCGGCAGCGCGGGTAGTCGGCAGCGGTGTTCAGCGGGTGAGGACAGGCGTGAATCAGCACCAGGCAATCCATCTCAATCCGCAGGGTCAGCGTGCTGCCCGGCGCACTGTGCCCGTCGGCCAAATGCAGATTGCCGTCGTCGTCGGTTTCCACCTTGCTGAAGACATTGATGTTGGCGGCCATGTCCGCGGCGCCAAGACCGTATTTCGCCAGCTCAACCAGAAAGGCGTCATGACCATTCTGATGCCAGTCGTTGCGGTCGTGCTGATAGTCGCGACGGCCCCAGCGCGCATCAATATGGCTGGCGTGGCTATTGCCACACACCGTGTCATGCCAGCCCAGATCATCGTCGAAAATCGAGGCAAAAATGCGCCCCATATCCGAGTACAGGCAATTGCCACGGGTGAGTTTGAAAGTGTGTTGACACTTGAGGGTGTCCGGCGCGTTGTAGCGCTCGAGCAGGTTGCGCGGGTTATAAAACAGCAGCCCGGCATTGCCGTTGCCGTCGATATCCTGCAGCCGCAGCAAGGTGCCGCGACGCAGCTCCAGCGACCAGTGGCCGCCCGGCGCGATGGTGGTTTGATAGTGATTCATGAGGCTAACTCCTGACCCGAACTGCTCAGGCCACTGTCAATTTCTTGCAATAACTCCGGTTCGCAGGCGCCCACCGGCAGGTCGTAGGTAATGCCTGCGCCGTAGGTGTTCGGCGCCTGGGGATCAACCCGCAGTTTGTCGAACACCCACAGACGGGTGCCCAGATGAAAGCCCTCGGCCAGATCGTGGGTCACCATAAACACCGTGAGCTTGTGCTTGCGCCACAGCGACAGCACAAGCTCATGCATATCGGCGCGAATGCCGGGATCGAGCGCCCCGAAGGGCTCATCCAGCAACAGAATGCGGGGCTTGAGAATCAGAGCCTGAGCGATAGCCAGGCGCTGGCGCATGCCGCCGGAGAGTTCATCCGGATAGCGATCCGCCATATGCGACAGCCCCACGGTATCCAGCATCGCCATGGCTTCCTCGCGGGCGGCACGCTTGCGCTTGCCCCAGAGAAAACCCAGCGCAGAGCCTTCAAAGGCGCGGGCAATGGTGACGTTTTCCAACACCGTCATGTGGGGAAATACCGAGTACTGCTGAAAGACCACGCCGCGCTCGGCATCGGGCTCGTCGGCAATGGGTTTGCCGTCCAGCAGAATCTCGCCCTGACTGGGCACATCGGTACCCAGCAACATCCGCAGGAAAGTACTTTTACCGCAGCCTGAGGCCCCCACCAGGGTGATGAACTCCCCCTCTTTCACGGTAGAGGAGATGTTTTCCAGAATGACGTTGTCGCCGTAGCGCTTCCATACATTGCGAATCTCGATCATGAGCGACTCTCCTGCCAGGGGTAGGCCCATAGGCTGAGCTTGCGCAGTACCAGGTCGATGACAAAGGCCAGCAGGGCAATCCAGGCGACATAGGGCAGGATCACATCCATCGACAGGTAGCGGCGCACCAGAAACACGCGGTAGCCCAGACCGTCGGTGGAGGCGATGGCCTCGGCAGCAATCAGGAATAGCCAGGCACTGCCCAGCGACAGGCGCACAGCGTCAATCAGTCGTGGCATCAATTGAGGAATCAGCACCCGCAGCAGGATCTGCCCGCTGTTCGCCCCCAGCGTTTGTGCCTTGACCAGTTGCTCGCGGGGAATTTCCAGACAGCGTTTCTGAATATCCCTGGCGATAAAGGGCGTCACGCCGATGGCAATCAGCGCCACCTTGGAGACTTCACCCAAGCCGAACACAATAAACAGGATCGGCAGGATCGCCATCGGGGGAATCAGCGACACCACCGTCAGCAGCGGTGCCACTCCCGAGTACGCCAGCGGGAAGGCCCCCGTACCCAAACCGAACAACATACCCAGCGAGGCCGCGATCAGCATGCCCAGTCCAAGGCGGGTCAGGCTGCTGAGCGTGTCCTGCCAGAAAAGGTATTCCCCCGTGCGCTTGCTGGGCTCGAACGCCAGGCGATGTATGGCATCGCCCATCTGCTCAAAACTGGGCAGCAATTTGTCCTGGGGGTTTTCCGCCAGCCGCGCATCCGAGGCCAGTACGTAGATCAGCAGCAATAAAGCAAAGGGCAGTAGCGACAGGGCAATGCCCCATACCCGCGACGGTTGCTGATTGATAAGTCGTCTCATAAAAGCTTCCAGGCTAAAGAGAGGTGTTGGGCGATGCCTGGCACCGCCCGCGGAACCGGCTTACAGTTTGCCGTCAGCCGCCATCTGCATGTAGCTGGGGTTGAAGCGCAGCTTGATATTGCCTTTATTGCCGTACACACCGGCGGGGGTTTCGATACCGATAAACCCGGCATCCGGCGCACTGTCACCCAGCAGACCGTGAGCGAAAGAGAACTCTGCCACGCTCTGCATCGTCGTTTTCAGGTCTTTGCTGCGCGTGAAGCTGACCGCGTCGGCGGGCTTGTAAAACATCTGTGTGCTGGCGAGCTGGGCGTCATACCCGGCCAGATCCGTGCCGGATGCAGTTGCCATTGCGGTGCGCGCTGCCACTCCTTTCTCATCGGCAGCACTCATGGTTGCCATGATTTCATACCAGGCACCGGTCAGTGCCTTACCCAACGCAGGGTTTTGCTCAAGCACCTCGGTATTCACTACCAGCATGTCGATGATCTCGCCGGGGATTTGCGAAGAGTCGAACACTTTGTTGGCGCCGGGCATGCCC belongs to Spongiibacter tropicus DSM 19543 and includes:
- a CDS encoding ABC transporter ATP-binding protein — its product is MIEIRNVWKRYGDNVILENISSTVKEGEFITLVGASGCGKSTFLRMLLGTDVPSQGEILLDGKPIADEPDAERGVVFQQYSVFPHMTVLENVTIARAFEGSALGFLWGKRKRAAREEAMAMLDTVGLSHMADRYPDELSGGMRQRLAIAQALILKPRILLLDEPFGALDPGIRADMHELVLSLWRKHKLTVFMVTHDLAEGFHLGTRLWVFDKLRVDPQAPNTYGAGITYDLPVGACEPELLQEIDSGLSSSGQELAS
- a CDS encoding ABC transporter permease, with translation MRRLINQQPSRVWGIALSLLPFALLLLIYVLASDARLAENPQDKLLPSFEQMGDAIHRLAFEPSKRTGEYLFWQDTLSSLTRLGLGMLIAASLGMLFGLGTGAFPLAYSGVAPLLTVVSLIPPMAILPILFIVFGLGEVSKVALIAIGVTPFIARDIQKRCLEIPREQLVKAQTLGANSGQILLRVLIPQLMPRLIDAVRLSLGSAWLFLIAAEAIASTDGLGYRVFLVRRYLSMDVILPYVAWIALLAFVIDLVLRKLSLWAYPWQESRS